A genomic region of Lachnoclostridium edouardi contains the following coding sequences:
- a CDS encoding Sapep family Mn(2+)-dependent dipeptidase gives MKQYPLDEQAMFHDLRGLMQIHTVNHNCGLVTDDMPLGEGVYKALNYVLDLAKGMGFKTKMLDGYCGWIEAGQGDKMVAVLTHVDVVPVEAEGWKADPFDATLIDGKVYGRGICDDKGPTILSLYALKALTDAGALKDKRVRLIVGGDEESGAWVCMKRYRQTEELPVCSFSPDGDYPSTYAEKGIIHVTVSQDLDSSVQPIELEGGKTYNIVPASAKAVVNGKTYEAEGKAAHASRPELGVNATRELCKKLAADGVDHPFVKLMEIADTKGWGIDLEDEQSGKLTLNPAISVVTADHAEVKCDLRVPVTFKPEDVTAAINEKVAPLGFTAVCDFVLGSLYVPKDSQLVTTLQRVYKDCTGRDDEPISVGGGTYARTFENAVAFGPLLPGEENTNHKTNECWNYDNMLLTYQILANVIEEL, from the coding sequence ATGAAACAATATCCATTGGATGAACAGGCCATGTTCCATGACCTGCGGGGGCTGATGCAAATCCATACAGTAAATCACAATTGTGGATTAGTCACAGACGATATGCCTTTAGGGGAAGGCGTATACAAGGCTTTAAACTATGTATTGGATCTGGCTAAAGGTATGGGTTTTAAAACGAAAATGCTGGACGGATACTGCGGATGGATTGAAGCTGGACAGGGTGATAAAATGGTCGCTGTTCTCACCCATGTAGATGTGGTGCCTGTAGAGGCAGAGGGCTGGAAGGCAGATCCCTTTGACGCCACACTGATCGACGGCAAAGTATATGGCCGCGGAATCTGTGACGATAAAGGTCCTACCATTTTAAGTCTTTATGCCTTAAAGGCATTAACAGACGCCGGCGCTTTAAAAGACAAGCGGGTGCGCTTGATTGTAGGCGGCGACGAGGAAAGCGGCGCCTGGGTATGTATGAAAAGATACCGCCAGACAGAAGAACTTCCTGTATGTTCTTTCTCACCTGACGGCGATTATCCGTCTACATACGCTGAAAAAGGCATTATTCATGTAACTGTTTCTCAGGATTTGGACAGCTCTGTGCAGCCTATAGAGCTGGAAGGCGGAAAAACATATAATATTGTTCCGGCTTCAGCAAAAGCTGTGGTAAATGGCAAGACTTATGAGGCTGAAGGAAAGGCTGCTCACGCTTCCCGCCCAGAATTAGGTGTAAACGCAACAAGAGAACTGTGTAAAAAACTGGCTGCCGACGGCGTAGATCATCCTTTTGTAAAGCTTATGGAAATTGCTGATACTAAGGGCTGGGGCATTGATTTAGAGGACGAGCAGTCAGGTAAGCTTACTTTAAATCCTGCTATTTCTGTTGTAACTGCTGACCATGCGGAAGTAAAATGCGACCTGCGTGTGCCAGTAACCTTTAAGCCTGAAGATGTAACTGCTGCAATCAATGAAAAAGTAGCTCCTTTAGGTTTTACCGCTGTATGTGATTTTGTTCTGGGTTCTCTTTATGTTCCTAAGGACTCTCAGCTGGTTACTACTTTGCAGAGAGTTTATAAGGACTGTACAGGCAGAGACGACGAACCTATTTCCGTAGGCGGCGGCACTTACGCAAGAACCTTTGAAAATGCAGTAGCCTTCGGACCTCTTTTGCCTGGTGAGGAAAACACTAATCACAAGACAAATGAATGCTGGAATTATGATAATATGCTGCTTACCTACCAGATTCTTGCAAATGTTATTGAAGAACTTTAA